The Gammaproteobacteria bacterium genome has a window encoding:
- a CDS encoding flagellar biosynthesis protein FlhF encodes MKIRRFFAPDIRQAMRLVREEQGADAVILSNRKVDGGVEIVAAMDFDESLLSPASASDPRQETTPNEALQPSARAAAQIGMFREVAQATAAEAPVVSKSAAPGTLRSIPTAKPSAPATSTPLETRPTTAPQGNAAPVKQNNPAQNNPNLKPAAAPVPASKPASKPVNLSSSPTTTGATTTTPSRIPSNPATTRAPAGTTRTEGGKEEDKNTNRVAVGSENVRRPSAESTHASPRSQEKIEKMWVQDPVLVDMRRDLKELRGLLEHQLSGLAWSETRRRTPIQAQLLRSLTELGLTMNLSRELAGAVALVGDLDTAWRHAMGLLAERLTVEEDTILEQGGVVALLGATGVGKTTTVAKLAAHYAMRHGRERVVLVTTDSYRIGSQEQLRTFARILGVPMRVAADAAELSQTLEGLADCGLVLIDTAGMSHRDLRLSEQFATLRGAGRGIRSYLVLSAITQRAGLEEVIRAFSEMNIAGCIMTKLDEAASLGEIISVVIRHQLPVSYLGVGQRVPEDLLPARAHNLVSRAVALLQNNVPDIEEESLAMAFGNISC; translated from the coding sequence ATGAAAATTAGACGTTTTTTCGCACCCGATATTCGTCAGGCGATGCGTCTTGTGCGAGAAGAACAAGGAGCGGACGCCGTTATTCTTTCTAACCGCAAGGTAGATGGCGGTGTCGAGATCGTGGCGGCGATGGATTTCGACGAGAGCTTGCTCTCTCCCGCTTCCGCTTCCGACCCAAGACAAGAGACTACGCCAAATGAGGCGCTACAACCTTCGGCACGCGCGGCGGCGCAAATTGGAATGTTTCGTGAGGTGGCACAGGCTACTGCTGCGGAAGCTCCAGTGGTATCTAAATCAGCCGCCCCTGGGACGCTTCGGTCTATACCGACCGCCAAACCATCAGCCCCGGCAACCTCTACTCCCCTTGAAACCAGGCCAACGACTGCGCCGCAAGGCAACGCTGCCCCGGTCAAACAAAATAATCCAGCCCAGAATAACCCAAACTTGAAACCGGCGGCGGCCCCGGTACCGGCGAGTAAACCCGCAAGCAAACCCGTCAATCTTTCGTCGTCACCTACGACTACAGGCGCAACTACCACGACGCCATCGCGGATTCCGTCTAATCCTGCCACGACCCGTGCTCCCGCTGGCACGACACGAACGGAGGGTGGCAAGGAGGAAGACAAAAATACCAATCGCGTGGCCGTAGGTAGCGAAAACGTTCGTCGCCCTAGTGCTGAGTCCACACACGCTTCGCCGCGCTCTCAGGAAAAAATAGAAAAAATGTGGGTTCAGGACCCGGTGCTGGTTGATATGCGCCGTGATTTAAAGGAACTTCGCGGCTTGTTGGAGCATCAATTGTCTGGCCTCGCTTGGTCGGAAACCAGGCGTCGCACGCCGATTCAGGCGCAATTGCTGCGTTCTCTTACTGAACTGGGTTTAACCATGAACCTATCCCGGGAGCTGGCTGGAGCGGTTGCCTTGGTAGGAGATTTGGATACCGCATGGCGGCACGCTATGGGTCTGTTGGCAGAACGGCTAACGGTCGAGGAAGATACCATTCTGGAACAGGGCGGAGTCGTGGCTTTGTTAGGGGCTACCGGAGTTGGCAAGACAACTACGGTGGCAAAACTCGCCGCCCATTACGCCATGCGCCACGGTCGTGAGCGAGTGGTCCTGGTGACCACCGATAGCTATCGCATTGGTTCCCAGGAACAGCTACGGACCTTTGCGCGGATACTGGGAGTACCGATGCGGGTCGCCGCCGACGCCGCTGAGTTGTCGCAAACCTTAGAAGGGCTGGCTGATTGTGGGCTAGTACTGATTGATACTGCGGGGATGAGCCATCGGGATCTGCGCCTTTCTGAACAATTTGCTACCTTGCGTGGTGCTGGGCGGGGAATCCGCAGTTACCTGGTTCTGTCCGCAATTACCCAACGTGCTGGACTTGAGGAGGTTATTCGCGCTTTCAGCGAAATGAATATTGCAGGATGTATTATGACCAAGCTAGACGAGGCCGCTTCTCTGGGAGAGATTATTTCTGTGGTGATACGTCATCAACTGCCCGTCAGCTATCTAGGCGTGGGGCAACGAGTCCCGGAGGATTTACTCCCGGCCCGTGCTCATAATTTGGTCAGCCGGGCTGTGGCACTGCTCCAAAACAATGTGCCCGATATTGAAGAAGAAAGCCTGGCCATGGCCTTCGGAAATATTTCTTGCTAA
- the fleN gene encoding Antiactivator FleN, whose amino-acid sequence MVHSSPEPVQVIAVTGGKGGVGKTTVSINLALSLAQEGRNVMVLDADLGLANVDVLLGLHPRYNLSHVLAGERTLEEVLVEGPNGMRIVPAASGIQQMAELSPSEHAGLVRAFSDLTIHPEVLIIDTAAGISDSVICFSSAAQHVVVVVCDEPASITDAYALIKILSREHGVNRFQIVANMADSPQGSRELYGKLCKVTDRFLDVLLELAGSIPRDDYLRKAVQRQRAVVDLYPRSQSASAFKKLAKISQDWPIPANSEGRIEFFVERLIKLSLDRKEAVA is encoded by the coding sequence ATGGTCCACTCTAGCCCTGAACCAGTACAAGTCATCGCCGTCACTGGTGGCAAAGGAGGGGTCGGCAAGACCACCGTCAGCATCAATCTGGCATTATCGCTGGCACAGGAGGGACGCAACGTAATGGTGTTGGACGCCGATCTGGGACTCGCCAACGTCGATGTGCTCCTTGGCCTACATCCACGTTATAATCTTTCCCATGTCCTGGCTGGAGAGCGCACCCTGGAGGAAGTATTGGTTGAAGGCCCAAACGGAATGCGTATCGTGCCCGCCGCCTCGGGTATTCAACAAATGGCGGAACTTTCTCCCAGCGAACACGCTGGGTTGGTTCGGGCATTCTCTGATCTGACGATTCATCCTGAAGTCCTCATTATCGATACCGCTGCTGGGATCTCAGACTCTGTCATCTGCTTTTCCAGCGCCGCCCAGCATGTCGTGGTGGTCGTTTGCGACGAGCCAGCGTCCATTACCGATGCTTATGCCCTTATCAAGATTTTATCCCGGGAACACGGGGTGAACCGTTTCCAGATTGTAGCCAACATGGCGGACAGTCCTCAGGGAAGCCGTGAATTGTACGGTAAACTATGCAAAGTCACTGACCGTTTTTTGGATGTGTTGCTAGAACTTGCCGGAAGCATCCCGCGTGATGACTATCTCAGGAAAGCGGTACAGCGCCAACGGGCAGTGGTGGATCTCTACCCGCGTTCCCAATCGGCTTCCGCGTTCAAAAAATTGGCAAAAATTAGTCAAGATTGGCCTATTCCGGCTAATTCAGAAGGACGCATTGAATTTTTCGTTGAACGTTTAATCAAACTAAGCCTAGATAGAAAAGAGGCTGTTGCATGA